In Gammaproteobacteria bacterium, one DNA window encodes the following:
- a CDS encoding CbbQ/NirQ/NorQ/GpvN family protein — MTDTRVDPEQYIIKDEPYYEAIGKEIELYQAAYDVRMPMMLKGPTGCGKSRFVEYMAWKLQRPLITVACNEDMTASDLVGRFLLDKDGTKWQDGPLTMAARIGAICYLDEVVEARQDTTVVIHPLTDHRRSLPLDKKGELIKAHPDFQLVISYNPGYQSLMKDLKQSTKQRFGGLDFDYPETELEVAIVCKESGVDKDIAEKLVQIAHRARNLKGHGLDEGISTRLLVYAGQLINKGVDAEAACSITMVTPLTDDPDMRDTLNAAVQTFLG; from the coding sequence ATGACTGATACAAGAGTAGATCCAGAACAGTACATCATCAAGGATGAACCTTACTACGAAGCCATTGGTAAAGAGATAGAACTCTACCAGGCCGCCTACGATGTACGTATGCCAATGATGTTGAAAGGCCCCACTGGCTGTGGTAAATCCCGCTTTGTCGAATACATGGCATGGAAACTACAACGTCCATTGATAACCGTCGCCTGTAATGAAGATATGACCGCATCCGATTTAGTGGGACGTTTTCTGCTCGATAAAGACGGCACCAAATGGCAGGATGGCCCACTGACCATGGCTGCACGTATCGGTGCCATCTGTTACCTTGACGAAGTAGTAGAAGCACGTCAGGACACCACCGTTGTCATCCATCCACTAACCGACCATCGCCGCTCTTTACCGCTGGACAAAAAAGGTGAACTGATCAAAGCGCACCCGGATTTTCAGCTGGTAATTTCTTATAACCCCGGTTATCAGAGTTTAATGAAAGATCTCAAACAATCCACCAAACAACGTTTTGGTGGGCTGGATTTTGATTACCCGGAAACCGAACTGGAAGTCGCGATTGTATGCAAAGAATCTGGCGTGGACAAAGACATTGCAGAAAAACTGGTACAGATCGCACACCGTGCCCGTAACCTGAAAGGTCACGGTCTGGATGAAGGTATCTCCACCCGTCTGTTGGTTTATGCTGGACAGCTAATCAACAAAGGTGTTGATGCCGAGGCCGCCTGTAGTATTACCATGGTAACGCCATTAACGGATGATCCTGATATGCGCGACACCCTGAATGCTGCTGTACAGACCTTCCTGGGCTAA